From Amia ocellicauda isolate fAmiCal2 chromosome 12, fAmiCal2.hap1, whole genome shotgun sequence, a single genomic window includes:
- the taf6l gene encoding TAF6-like RNA polymerase II p300/CBP-associated factor-associated factor 65 kDa subunit 6L, giving the protein MGDREERRFAEVPRDSVRLMAESAGVELSDDIAALLAEDVCYRLREATQSSSQFMRHAKRRKLTVEDFNRALRWSNVEAVCGHGAPDALPFRPIKEGELYFVEDREINLVELALATNIPKGCAETMVRVQVSYLDGKGNLEPQGTVPSAVQTLSDDLHKYYQQVTRAILGDDQHLMKVALLDLQSNSKIAALLPYFVYVISGVKSVSHDLEQLNRLLHMVKSLVQNRFLYLGSYVRSLVSSVMYCILEPLAASINPLNDHWTLRDYAALLLSHIFWTHGDLVSGLYHQILLSLQKVLSDPVRPLCSHYGAVVGLHALGWKAVERVLYPHLPAYWSNLQAVLDDYSVSNAQVKADGHKVYGAILVAVERLLKMKAQSLSAPAAVGGGHEGGGTQGGRESSPGLSPPPEPLSEAVLGIASHLQAGGVGGAGCPWEGGVPVPLPTMYGELYSFFGDSLAVRFSTGPPPGSAPPTTPLHPADAKKDPPGGATNMDTNARKMPQLTANLNISPRDEGSPRPDPTPPSLASPATGRSISRSSSSSVPRSRSSSRAGQRSGGGGIGASSGGAPPRDIFPKARFPPPQASPPGFSFLIGGRQMGRRCQGRRFQTSFSPPAPLTTLPPRGYAHKLPVIGRVGKPVRRWTCSHYSLHLPL; this is encoded by the exons ATGGGGGACCGGGAGGAGAGGCGCTTTGCTGAGGTGCCACGTGACTCTGTGAGGCTCATGGCGGAGAGCGCTGGCGTGGAGCTGAGTGACGACATCGCCGCCCTGCTGGCCGAGGATGTGTGCTACCGCCTGAGAGAGGCCACACAG aGCAGCTCTCAGTTCATGCGACATGCCAAGCGCAGGAAACTGACTGTGGAGGACTTCAACAGGGCCCTGCGCTGGAGCAACGTGGAG GCGGTGTGTGGGCACGGGGCCCCAGACGCTCTGCCCTTCCGGCCCATCAAGGAGGGGGAGCTGTACTTCGTGGAGGACCGTGAGATCAACCTGGTGGAGCTGGCCCTGGCCACCAACATCCCTAAGGGCTGTGCGGAGACCATGGTGCGAG TGCAGGTGTCCTATCTGGATGGGAAGGGGAACCTGGAGCCCCAGGGAACGG TGCCCAGCGCGGTGCAGACGCTCTCGGATGACCTCCACAAGTACTACCAGCAGGTGACCCGCGCCATCCTGGGCGATGACCAGCACCTCATGAAG GTGGCCTTGCTGGATCTCCAGTCAAACTCCAAAATCGCTGCCCTCCTGCCCTACTTTGTGTATGTCATCAGTGGG GTGAAGTCGGTGAGCCATGACCTGGAGCAGCTGAACCGGCTGCTGCACATGGTGAAGAGCCTGGTGCAGAACCGCTTCCTGTACCTGGGCTCATACGTGCGCAGCCTGGTGTCCAGCGTCATGTACTGCATCCTGGAGCCCCTGGCCGCCTCCATCAACCCCCTGAACGACCATTGGACACTGCGGGACTACGCCGCCCTGCTACTCAGCCACATCTTCTG GACTCATGGTGACTTGGTGAGCGGCCTGTACCACCAGATCCTGCTGTCCCTGCAGAAGGTGCTGTCCGACCCGGTGCGCCCGCTCTGCTCGCACTACGGCGCCGTCGTGGGGCTGCACGCCCTGGGCTGGAAG GCAGTGGAGCGCGTGCTGTACCCCCACCTCCCCGCCTACTGGTCCAACCTGCAGGCTGTGCTGGACGACTACTCGGTGTCCAATGCCCAGGTCAAGGCCGACGGACACAAGGTCTACGGAGCCATCCTG GTGGCAGTGGAGAGGCTGCTGAAGATGAAAGCCCAGTCTCTGTCTGCGCCGGCAGCGGTGGGCGGCGGTCATGAGGGGGGGGGCAcacaggggggcagggagagcTCTCCCGGTCTCAGCCCCCCCCCAGAGCCGCTGTCCGAGGCCGTCCTCGGCATCGCCAGCCACCTGCAGGCAGGGGGCGTGGGGGGTGCCGGTTGCCCCTGGGAGGGGGGGGTGCCCGTGCCGCTGCCCACTATGTATGGGGAGCTGTACTCCTTCTTCGGGGACAGCCTGGCCGTGCGCTTCAGCACTGGCCCCCCGCCGGGCAgcgccccccccaccaccccgcTCCACCCTGCCGACGCCAAGAAAGACCCCCCTGGTGGCGCAACCAACATGGACACCAACGCCCGCAAGATGCCCCAGCTCACCGCCAACCTCAACATCAGCCCCCGCGACGAGGGCAGCCCCCGGCCCgaccccaccccacccagccTGGCCTCCCCTGCCACCGGCAG gtcgATCTCtcgctcttcctcctcctctgtcccTCGCTCCCGCTCCTCCTCTCGGGCAGGTCAGCGCTCGGGCGGTGGCGGCATCGGGGCCAGCAGTGGCGGCGCCCCACCCCGTGACATCTTCCCCAAGGCCCGCTTCCCACCCCCGCAGGCCAGCCCCCCCGGCTTCTCCTTCCTGATCGGGGGCCGGCAGATGGGCCGCCGTTGCCAGGGGAGACGGTTCCAGACCAGCTTCTCCCCCCCGGCCCCCCTCACCACCCTGCCCCCCCGCGGCTACGCACACAAGCTACCCGTCATCGGCCGGGTGGGGAAGCCGGTCCGGCGCTGGACCTGCTCCCACTATTCCCTGCACCTCCCGCTCTAG